CGCGTGGCTTCCTTCTTGTGTCATGTCACTCTTCTTCCCCCTCCactctgctgggggcaggggctcacGCACACCGAGGCAGTGTGTGTAATCTCTGGGGCTGGAGTTACTGCTGACAGCTGTGCTGGTGACCCCTGTGCAGGGagggctgaggcctgctggttcTCCAACACAGTGAATGTGCTCCGTGGTTGGGGAATTAAGTGTTGTTCACTAGCAGACGCTCCTTTCCGGTGAGACCCCTTGGTAGTGTGGTGAGCGGCACACAGTGGCTAATGTGTGAGGGTCTATCGGAGGATTAGCAGGTGGGGAGTTGGGTCCTGGGCAGTACAGCATGTTCCCAATTCTGTGAATCTCATTCAGAGGATTGAAGAGCCCATAACTGTGTGAGCCATTTTCATTTGCTCATTCTGCATTCTGTGCAAGATCAGCATGCAGAGCATTCTGGGTAATATGCATGCAGCCAGATTCCATGAAGTCTGACTTGCCACTGTCTGAAAGGGCCTGTTTAGCTCGGTAGGTCCCTCTGTCTGAGCAGTGCACTGATGGGAAGCAGGAACGCTGTGCAGAATGGGGTCTCTGGCTTTCTGTCCCATTCAGTGTTGCTGGGTTACATGTTAAGTGTCTCTTCCTTTCTAGAATACAAAACATTACGAGCTGTTGAACTACAGTGAGCATGGGACGACTGTGGACAATGTTCTGTATTCATGTGACTTCTCGGAGAAGACCACACCCATTCCTCCCAGCAGCATTGTTGCCAAAGTGCAGAGTGTGATCAGTAAGTTATGGAGGAACGTGTTCTCTCCAGGGAGATGGGGCCCTGCCCTCATGCTGCCAGAGGAGCCAGCAGTGGGGGGAGTGGAAACTCCAGCTTGTGCTGAAGAACCGAAGGCGGAAGGAAGGGGTCTCCCAAAGCCCAGACTTGCCCAGCAGCTACACAGTATAACTCTcccctctgagcccagctgcttggggcagcaagtgCTTTGAActgcaaatacctgctcctctgATTCGAGTGAATGCAGACTCAGGGCCCTTTCCTGACACCTGGCCCTCTCCTGAAAGCCATCGGTTCGGAGCTGGAATCATATGGTCTCCATAGACTTGTGCTGTAGATTTGCCTctgaccagtgttccctctaattttttccatccacgtACAGAATAAATTTTGGTGTGTGCACCAAGGGATGTGCAGATGtgtgccaccagtagaaacaaaaaacctagatataattatatatactttttttttttaaagttaccatagggataattactccagccaggacaggttgggaattttagaactcactactcaaagaattaaatttaagtgtaagagaaataaaaattatgaaatgcacagaccagtcaaaacactaaaataagACACTTTGAAAGAATACAATTACAGAGACTAGacgtgcattgcaggaagtaccaagtagtaataacaatacaagtatgtgttgggaggtgtgTGAAAGAGTGCGTGCGCGCGCACTGTCTCTTGAAGACACTCACTGAAagctctcctgctctgtcctgAGGGACTCTGAGCCctgttgtctcccctcccctgccctgcagggggtggggtacatggggtggggaggagtgcgtgtgcgagagagagagactgactgactgTGTGAGCTGGCTTCTGGGGAAATCTCAGAAAccgtgcactgtctctttaagaaaggcacTCCGCCACTCCCCATTCAGACCACAGCAGCTCCGAGTCCTCCTGAGCTAAgctgtcccctctgccctgctctgcgGAGATGGGGGACCCCTAACAGCCCCCTCCGCctctcccccctccactccccggCTCTGCTCAGCCAGCAGGAGGGTCCCCTGCGGGAGCAGCTTCAGGACAGAGCAATGTAGGGGGAAGGGCACCTGAACACATGCTGCCGCTGTGCTCTTGAATCAGCTGGGTGACATTTgaatctctcctgtgtggcacgcagcttacagggaacacagCCTCTGACCTGGAAGCAAATGGtgtcccccccccgtccccttcccccccccagcatcaTTCTCCACCTCGGTAACCTCCCATTGCTTCACTCCTGCTGCCCACCTGACcgcgtgcacttcccacagctgGGTGTACGTACAGCTCTCTGCAGCACTCCCGCAGAGAGATCCCTGCACTCTGAAGTGGCTGGTGATCGTGTGACTGCAGCACTTAATGTTGTATAGAAACAAGCTGCTGCGTTTGTGTGACGCTCTCTGGATGGGACGCTTGCCCCAGCCTGTTTCTCATTTGCGTTTCTTTTCCAGAATGCCACAAAGGCAGAAAACAGGACGAGGAGCCGCACGAAGACGCAGTCGTGATGAATTCCCAGGCACAAGGGCAACGCCGGAAACCCTGCAATTGCAAAGCCAGCAGCTCTAGTTTAATAGGGGGCAGCGGAGCGGGGTGGGAAGGAACAGCCCTGCTCCACCACGGCAGTTACATCAAgctgggctgcctgcagtttgTCTTCAGCATCACTGACTTTGCGACCAAACAGCCCAAAGGGGACGCTGCCTTAGTGCAAGACATGGACTTGGAGGACAAGCTGTCTCTGAAACCCCACCAGGTGCCCGTGCTGCGGTCCAACTCTGTTCCCTAGGGGCTGAGGCAGAGCCGCGGGGCAAGAAGAGCCCTGTCCTTAGACTCCTGCAATGCAAAAATGTACAAACCACCTTGGGATTTTCTGTCGGCCCAGAAACTGTTCACGCGCCGCTTGCATGACATGAAGAACGTTTcacttttttaattattttcttcttttgctCAAGTTTTAGGGGCATTTGCACATATATTTGTACtatacatttcattttaaaaggaaaGCTGCAGCAAGGAGGGCGTGTCAgagcgagggggaggggcgggtgcTGGCTGACTTGGACTCTCTCTGACAGATCGTTCCCATGCAGTTGTAAAATAATCAAAAACTTGTTCTATTTTGTGCCAGTGACAATAGTTTTatattaaaagagaaaaatacagTTTTCATACAGCAAATCTATACAAtatcattgttttatttaatgtaAAGAAGTGCTGTCCTCCCCCACTTATTttaccctcccctccctgctatGGTTGCACTACAAGTAGCTACTGTGTATTATGGGCAATGAGAAGTGAGTTCTTTTCCTGGTGTCCATCCTATTTTATTTCAAAGAAGGAAAAGTATTGGACTCTGTGTAAATACATCCGTGATGGCATTTCAATGTTTTAAAGCTGTGTACAGTGCTACATGTGGTATGACGTTGCCTCAAACTGTCTATTGTAGCAAATCGTTTGTCGTAAACCTGTTTGTCTTTTTTGTTCTCTGCCACCTCCTCGCCCTCAGAACAGCTCGTTCCGATGTACATAGTCATTGTAATGTTTTAGACTTTACAGAAACTTTCCTGTATTCtgtatataaaaaacaaaatacgTCAGCTCCTGCTTTCGACTGTCTGTCCTGACTCTGTACACACAAGCGAGGATCTACAAGAGCATCCCATGGCAAAACCCAACGTCTGTGAGAAGGGCttccaggctggggccccaggaacAGCCCTGGTCTGCCCCTGATCACAAAGTGAGCTCCTGAAGAATGGAAGGTTTGAATACAGGGTGTATCTGTGATGGCCCCTGTGGCTCCCACATCAGTGCCATGCACTGGCGGTGTGCATCCCCTCCCCCGTACAGGGTATGTTCTTAGGGCATCGTGCTGCACAGCAGACTCGCTCTGTTAGCACTCAAGGTTTGTAGCTATTACAGGGCGGGAGCTGCTCCCATTCAGCAGCTTCCCCCTTCACTCCTGGCTCTCCTGCCCTAGAGCCGCGCTCTGCTGTATTTTTACTGTTTTATACTCGATGTTCTGATCTGGAAATACTCACTCTTTTTGTACAAAGACGGAAGGATTTGCGATCTGTTCCAATGGCATTAAGTCTGTATTAATAAACTCTCATAATACTATTGAAAACAGAGCGAGAACCACACTTGCACCCTTCTTTTTTCCCTCCCACCTGCAGTTTGGGGCTCAGATAGCTTCTCACCCTCTCCAGACAGGGAACTTTCCTCCTTAGGCAGGTTGTGAGGCCTGGTGTGAAGGGAGCGTCCTCCCGGGAGCCATGTTCCCAGCACTGCAGCAAGGCTCCTGGGCCATGACTTCACTTGTAGCTCAGGGCTACACCTGTGCTCACCTCCTGAGACCTGTGACACATTGGATTGGCTAATCACTAGCTCCTGTGTTGAGTAAGTTCTGGGATTTTGGCAGCAGCCTTTAATGTGTTGGCTTTGGGTTTCTTGTAGCCCTGGGGTCCAAAGTGTTTTCAAGCCCTGCATGAATGTAGCCTCCGGTACTGGGAGGTGAGGGTTTGTTTAATCATCTTCAGCCAtaacctggggcaggggtgggtggtCAGGTCCATGCTAATACTGTCATGCTGTGCTCTGGTACCCTCCAGCCGCTGATCTCAGTGCTTGGCAAAACCCATTTCAGCCAGAGTCCTCCAGCAGAGGAACTTCTCCTGGAGCTGGTGACTGTTCCTGAGGGAGGTTAGTATATACGCCCATGGGATGCACCCCTTCTGCCTGTCCAAATGACCCCCTGAAGCAGCATTTTCTGCCCTCTGTCCCTTTACTGCCCCCATTTGTCCCACTTAAAATCATTGGAGGCTGGCCACAACCCCCCTGGAACTGGCTTGCACAGGTCAGCGCTGGCTGCTGTGCACCCCTTCTGTGCCGCTCCTGGCTTCTGCTAGCCCAGCATGCAGGAACCGAAGGCAAacactcctcctcccctctgtggGCTCACCCTCCGCTTGTACTGCCCAGTGGTGCAGTTGAGCTGTTTTCTCTAGTCCAGTGTTTGCCAGGACCATGATTCTAGTGTCATTGCATTGCAAGCAAGCGGTGCCTACACACACAGGAGACCTTCCACGTGAGGTAACTCTTGCTGCCATTGTGTGGCCACGGTCTGCATGATTGGGAATAAGAGGCGTCCCTCCAAATGACTGTTAGGAGGGCTGGGGGACAATTTGGGGTTCTTGAATACAGAGAATATAGGGCTGGGACTTTGTGTTCCTAGGTCTGTAAAGTGAAACGCACGTCTACGGGGCTAGATAACAGATCGTTTAAAGCCCCCCTGTGCCTGCTCTGCTATTTTAGTTCTTTCGTATCGGGTTTTTGTCCCACAGCTGGGGTCCTAGTTCTCTAGCAGAGATGGTACCAGACTGTAATCAGCATCTCTGATAGAAAACCATGAAATAAACCTATAGTTCAGAAAGTGAGGGGTGGGTCTAAGCTTGTTGAAACCTGTCTGTGCACCTGTAATTGGGGAATACTGATGCTACAGCTAATGGCCTTGCCCCGAAGCCAGCGGGGAGCATGAATCCGTTCATGTTTGTTAAAGGGCTGCTGCAGAGGTGCCAATAGTCagtttttcaaaggtgctgagcctCCACCAGGCCCACTGCAGTCATGGGTTGGTGAAGAGAACAAACACGCCGTCCttgcggagctggggggcaggtttCCTGTCTGGGGCGGGAATTTTAGATTTCAGAACAATTTTCcatcccaaatcaggacaaaaCTTCAATCTCAAAATTCTGCATACTGAAAATCTGAAACTGTTTTTGGACCGGGCCAATCAAAACGTTTCTTTATCTAACCTTTTTATTAATGGTATATTAGTGTATGTAGCAATAGTGTTGTAGCCTTGTCAGtcgcaggatattagagaggcgaGGTGATAGCTTCTGTTGGTGCGAGAGACACGCtctcgagcttacacagagctctcacTTCTGCgtctcaccaacggaagttggtccaataaaagatcccacctcacccacctggtctctcccATCTATCAAGTCATTTAAACCAAAACCTGGAACGTTTTTGTTCAGAAAATGCCGAAACAGGATGGTTTTGAGAACTGACACTTCTGTCACCGTTTGTTTGACACGGGGGATGAATGGAAACCAAGGCTTTCCTGCaatcagtttcagttttgacaccCTGGCTTTTTCGGACAAAAAACGTTGATCAGAAATTTCCCGGCCATCTCTAGCTCCTTGTCTTGCAGGCTTTGGCTCTGCAGGGGGCAGTGTTGCCAGCAGACTGACTGAAATACAGCCCGTGTCCTGTCCCTGGCTCAGCGCCAGCCTGCGCCCTGCACACGTCCTGGGCGTGAACATGCAGTGTTTGGCCTAGGAGGCTTGCCATAGCTCTGCTGCATGAGAGAACAGCCCAGGAGAGCTTGAATGCAATGAGAAGCAAGTGACCTTTGCCCTTGCTGCAGGTTctggctcaggctccagcccggcctgaAACGCGAATCTTGCAGCTGGAGGCGTCTGTGAATTGGCTGCAGCCAAGGGAAAACTGCTGCTGACCCTGTTGGCTGCGCCCCGGGAAGCCATGACAACGGTGCTGCTAGTGCTTGGGCTGCTCCTGGGCCTCTACGCCCTCCTCTATTACAACTGCATCAGAGGGGCCAAGTGCCGGGCGCAAAGCAGCCTCCGAGGGAAGACCGTGGTTATCACAGGTGAGCGGGAGAGGGGACAGGGGCCTCCAGGGCGGGGGGCTACCTGGGCTCTGGTAGATCGTCTCTCTTAAAAATGGGAataccctctcttcccccccccccccagctcagggcCAGGACTCTGACCCTGTTGGCAGAGCATCCAAGGGCAGGGGtgccaggcccagctctgccttctCTCTCTAGGCCACAGATGTGAGCCCAATGCACCTGGCTGGAGCTCCCAAGGGTTGGGATCCCAGCAGACTTGACTCCACTAGTTGAGACAGATCAGAATCACCTGGGGTCCACCTTTAGTCCAGTGGCCAGGGCTGGATATGTGAGACAAATGTgcagcagccccacagcaggGTTACGGGataacctgcccccccccccagactgtAAGAGTTTGAACTTGGCTGTGTGCTGAGTTGCTCTTTACCTCCCCAAACCCTTTTCTAGTATTTCCTAGTCTCATTCTGGATATGCATGATAACCCTAGAAACGGCCAATCCCTCCCTGCCTCTGGCTGCGGTTTGGCCTCAGCAACAcgctgtggcaatgagttccacagtctatgCCTAGTAAGAAAAAGGATTTCTCTGTAGCAGTTCCACGCACAACACTGCATATGGAGCCTCTACATGTGACTTTCAAAAGACAAAGCTCCCCAGGCTAGTTCAGTGAGAGGACGTTTGGACCCTGGTGTCCTTGGCAAAGTTCTCTTCCCCTGGTTCGTTGTGCAGGGGCTTGTGTGCTGGCTGCACACGCCTCGTAAGAATCaccctactgggtcagagcaaaggccCATCTACtgacagggccagggccaggtgccccagagagaatgaacagaacagggaatcatcaagtgatccatcccctgtcgcccattcccagcttctggcaaacagaggctagacaCCATTCttccccagaggcggctgcatttcaGGCAGGCTCTATGAATGGCGTTGAGATGGAAAGCAGTGCTACCACAACACAGAGCTGGGCTGCTCTTGGTCTCCTTGTGCCCAGCTCCTTGTTCTGCTTTTCCAGGGGGAAACACTGGGATTGGGAAGATGACAGCCCTGGATCTGGCCCGGAGAAACGCTCGCGTCATCCTGGCCTGTCGCAGCAGAGCACGAGGAGAAGCGGCTGTCTATGACATCAGGCGGGTGCGGGCTCTGTGCTCCTTTTCTCTTGCTCAGATGGATGCAGTCTGAGCCCCCGAGATGAGCAGTCTCTGCAGTGTGGCAGGCCTGCACCGTCCCGTGCCACTCACGGCGCACTGCGAACTTTGAGAAAGGCGAGGGGCTCACTGAGGCTCAggctggggcagacccagggagGTGCAGAAGGCAGCGGTACCGGCTCGGGAAGGGTTCAGGTGCCATGACACAAGCAATAAAAGGGTTCCCTTATTCCCAGGAGAGGGAGCAGCATGGAAGGGCTCTGCTGCTCCCCAGTGAGGTGAGGGGCGCAGGTGCCAGCagtgggtggggagtggagggcTGCAGAGGTACTGGCAAGGGGGTTGTGCAATTCCACGGGCACGGTGGGCCTCATTTCCATATGCAGGGAACTAACCAAGATGCCAGCATCCCCCAGGCTGGATTCTCTGACTGCCCCAGGGATGCCTGAATTCCCTGTTTACCTGCTCAACTGCCAGTTTAACACCTGCTGAGGCCTTTCTCCATCCCACTCAGGTGCCTCAATGTGGGCTGGCTGCATGGTTCCCAACAGTAACCACTGTGgagcctgcaaaaaaaaaaaaaaaaacccacacgtGCACTCTGGGGCTGGGTGCTCTGAAGGGCAAGCAGCTCCCTCTGCTAGTTCCTGTTCGCAGTTTGCCCCGTGCTTCAAGGTGGAAACGGGGCATCACCTTCCCCGTCGCTGTCACTGGgccggagccccactgccccgTGCACCACTGTGGCCTACACTGAGTGCCTCCCCCCTTTCTCCAGGAGAGCGGGAACAATGAGGTTCTCTTCATGAGTCTGGACCTGGCCAGCCTGGACTCAGTGCGAGCATTTGCAGAGACTTTCCTGAGATCTGAGCCTCGCCTCGACATCCTGATCAACAACGCAGGTGGGAATCCCATTACCGGGTCTGTCCTCCagctgtgggtggggcaggggtaggtAGGTCAGGCAGGTGCtgaggaggttctggggggaaTCTCTGGATGCTGATGTTGGGGTGATGACTCTCTGAGGCAGGGAATAACACACTGTAGACTGGCTTTGGCTTGCAGGACCTGTCAGGTGGAGAAAGTTCTGGACCAGAGATCACTGCTGTATATTGGAGCTTATTTTTTTTCTACAGGGGTTGGAGCAGGTGGCAGGAAGAAGGATGGCTTTAACCTGGTCTTTCAGGTCAACCATCTTGGTCACTTCCTTCTGACTCACCTCCTCTTAGAGCGGCTGAAGCTCAGTGCACCGAGCCGCGTGGTGATTGTGGCCTCCAGTGCACATCAGTCGGGGAAGATAGACTTTGAGAACCTCCATAAGCCGGTGGAAGGGGTACTGCAGAACTTCCAGGCTTACTGCAACAGCAAACTGGCCAACATCTTGTATGCCCGAGAGCTGGCCAACAAACTGGAGGGAACCGATGTAACCTGCTATGCTGTTCACCCAGGTGAGTGTGGGTCCAGCCTTTCTCTAGGGATGCACCTTCCAAATCCCACCCAAGGTCCTGGGGGCGATAGATCAGAGCCTCGCTACTCAAGAAGGGAAGTTCAATCCAGTCCTGTTTGAGACCTGCCTCAGGACATCCAAACTGGCTACGAAGGACGATAATCTCTGATTTAGGTTAATTTCAGATCTCCCCGAAGAGGGGTACTCAAGCTCCTGGACTCCTGCGGCTCTTCCCTTTCATACTGAGCCTCCCACCCAGGCGAGGACTGGTCAGCAATGTTAATCAGAGAGGCAGCTTTCTAATGAACCAAAGTTACTCTTTACCCCAAGGCCGTGACCCCTAATTCTGCATCTCGCCTGGCCTGCAATTAAATTCTCTTTCCTACCTCTCCAGCACCAGTTGGAatttgggtgggagggaggctaGAAAATGGGTGTTGAGCGTGCAGGAACTGGTATTTGGAGGAAGCATGAGGTACAGGTCAGAAACCATTCAACACCCTACTTTGCAAGTCACTTTCTTTGAACTGTCCATATGCTTAACCCCTCTTTGCAGTCAAGTTCCTGCTAAGTGAGTGctaagagaacataagaatggccatactgggtcagaccaaaggtctgtgGATGGTTCTCAGTGAAATGTACTAAGAACCAAACCCAGTGTGCCTGCCTGCGTCTCACATAGTTTTTGCCTTCTCTCTATCCATCTTCACTGGCACCATTGCCCTTTATGCCTCCTGAGTAAGACACCCTGCTCCCAGATGAGGGATGTTTCCTGTACATTCCAGTCtacctgcagctgctgctttatTTTGCTTCCAGGAATCGTTAACACGGAACTATTCCGCTACATTCCGATCTGGCTGTGGCCATTCTTTGTTCCGATCTCCTGGCTCTTCTTCCGAGACCCTACTGACGGAGCCCAGACCTCTATCTACTGTGCTACACAGGAGGGGATTGAGATGTTCAGTGGACGGTACTTTGTGGACTGCCGGGTACAAGATCCCAGGCCCCCGGCCCGTGATGATGCTGTTGCCAAGAAGCTGTGGGAAGTCAGTGAGAGGATGGTGGGTTTGGCTGCTTAGAATGTGCTATCCCCTGACCTGGACAGCTATGTAGGGGCCATAGACTGGAATAGCAGTGGCTGCTGTAGGGGTAGGACTAAGGTGCATTAGGAAACTGAGGGGGCCTCGGACTGACAAGAGAGGCAGAGCTGAACGAGAGGCCTCAGATACATTAGAAGTTACATGGTGGAAGTTCCATGGCATCTAGGCTATGCCAGACTATCCAACATGGTAATATGAACAACATTTACCCATCTTTTTAAGAAGCAGGAAGGTTGATGATGTGGGTTCTCATTTCTCTCACCTCAAGCCCTGTTTCCTACCCAAACACTTTTGATAGCATTTTCTATAATTGTATCAgttaaaacacaataaaaataacCGTTTTAAAGGTGAATTAAAACACCTCCTTGAGCATGTATCATTTCTCCATCCCACTTTCTCAGAGCAGCCCCAGTCCTTGCTTTTCAAGAATAGCACTGATGCCTAACACTTAAAACGTTTCCACTGGGGCAATTGCCTAGTTCTGTGGTATCCCAAATGCAACAGTTTCATGGGGATGTTTCTGTATGTAACTGGTCAGCTGGGGTCCATGTGCTAGAACTGCACAGAATGCCGGGGTAGCAGATACGTGTTCGCCGAGAGGGTTTTGGAAGGCTGACGTTCAAAGGAAGTCTGCCAACGTTCTGGGCAGGATGCTAGAGGTAACAGCTACGTGCACAAAGAGACAAAATGCTGGTAAGTCCTCACTGCATACTGGCCAATGGGTGCCTCCTCCAGTGAAATAGCTGCTGTCTCTCTCTGACAGTGTCTTGTCTGCAGTCAGCAAGTTGAGAGTCATTTAAATTCTGTCTAgagtgggcggggggggaagtgCTTGTTTAAAACTGAGTGAATGAACATGAGGTGAAACCCCCTTTAACACGACCTGTAGATATTGTCTAACACTTTTACAGGTGTTAGCTGGTCACAGAATTGGGGATTTACAGAAAAGGCCAAAACTGTGAAAAtcagcctgagctgctgctgggtgtTAATGGGGGCAACTGAACAGCTGCTGACACTGCTTACCTATAAGTGTGACCCTGTGTCCAATGATCATCCCCATGTGCTCTACCAGCTCCTTACCAACCCCACAGGCCAGCTGCTGACACAGTACATCCAGCCCAGCATGGCACCgtctgacagacccccccccaccaccaacacacccactgaccccccccaccaaCACACCCAGCACAGCACTGTCTGACAGACCCCCCCACCAACAcacccactgaccccccccaccaaCACACCCAGCACAGCACCGTCtgaccgaccccccccccacaccccatggcaCTGGGTgacagagcccccccacacacacacacacccagcacggCACCGTCTGACAGACCCCCCACCAACACACCCAGCACAGCACTgtctgacagacccccccccaccaacacACCCACTGACACCCCCCACCAACACATCCAGCACAGCACTGTCTGAcagaccccccgcccccaccaacaCACCCAGCACGGCACCGTCTGACAGACCCGGCACCGTCTGACagacccctccccaccaccacacccactgacaccccccccaccaaCACACCCAGCACAGCACCGTCTGacagacccccacacacacaccccatggcaCTGGgtgacagagcccccccccccacacacccccagcacgGCACCGTCTGACAGACCCCCCCACGCACAcccactgacacccccccaccaACACACCTAGCACAGCACTGTCtgacagacacccccccacacacacaccccagcacggCACCgtctgacagaccccccccaccaacacacccactgacacccccccaccaACACACCCAGCACAGCACTgtctgacagaccccccccaccaacacacccactgaccccccccccacgaacACACCCAGCACGGCACCGTCTGACAGACCCCCCCACGCACACCCACGgacaccccccccaacacacccaaACAGCACCgtctgacagacccccccccccccaccaacacaCCCAGCACGGCACCGTCTGACAGACCCCCCCACGCACACCCACTGACACCCCCACCATGGCACTGGGTGACAgatcccccacacaccctgcctgaCAGACAcgctcccccgcccctccctcaaTCCAACATGGCGGCCGGGGTCCGCCATTCCCCCTCCCGGGCGCGCGCGCCACCTGGGAGCCCCTCCCAACATGGCGACGCCCCAGACCGATTTTCCCTCCGCGGTGACGTACTTCCGGTGTCTGGGCGGGGCCCATGGAGCGCGGGGCGTTGTGGGATCGGCGGGGCGAGGCTGCCGCTGCGGCTGGGAGTCGGGCGGGGAGGTGTCGCTGCCACCGGCGTCATGGGCAATTGCCACACGGTGGGGCCCAACGAGGCGCTGGTGGTGTCAggtaggggcggggcctgggggcggggccaggggcccTACTGGGGTGacgggggggctcagcggggagtCCCCGCGGCACCgagggggatggggggcccctgcaggggtGACGGGGGGCGGTTTACCAGGGGGTTCCCCACACCTctgatgggggaggggccggggccctACTGGGGTGAcggggggggctcagcggggagtCCCCGCGGCAccgagggggatggggggctccTGTAGTGCAGCCCCTGCAGGGGTGAAGGGGGGCGGTTTACCGGGGGTTCCCCACACctctgatgggggtggggacCCCGCGGCTCTGCGGGGTTCTGGAGCGAAGGGCTGGGTGCCAGCTCCATTCCTGCTCTCCagtgggcggggcggggcgcccAGGGTAGCACCTGGGGCTGGCGCTTTGGGGTCGCACTCCCCTGTGCCCCTTGCAGGTCAGGTGTGAAATGTCTCGGGAGGGGTTGGAGCCGTGAGCAGAGGGACTTGGAGTGAAAGGTGCATCGGCCTGTGCGGAATGGAGGTCAGACGCCCTTTCCGCTTAGAGACGGATTGGGGCAGGTGGTGGCCAAAAGGGAAAGAGTCTCACTGGGTCttcagtgagggtggggggtttCCATCGTTCCCACCCAGGAGGGCATGTGAGCCCTTTCCCTTTGCCACCTTGGAGCAGCAAGGGTGTGGCTACCATTGCACATTCAGCAGCCTTGGTCCCCATGCTGCCCGTTTACTGCTGCTTTGGTGGTGTTACTCTCcgaggctgcagctctgctagtGAGCTTTGTTTCTGTAATTCATCAACAGTGGTAGCAGCAGGTGCCTTTCTACTGTGTCTGCT
The Mauremys mutica isolate MM-2020 ecotype Southern chromosome 19, ASM2049712v1, whole genome shotgun sequence genome window above contains:
- the DHRS13 gene encoding dehydrogenase/reductase SDR family member 13 isoform X1, giving the protein MTTVLLVLGLLLGLYALLYYNCIRGAKCRAQSSLRGKTVVITGGNTGIGKMTALDLARRNARVILACRSRARGEAAVYDIRRESGNNEVLFMSLDLASLDSVRAFAETFLRSEPRLDILINNAGVGAGGRKKDGFNLVFQVNHLGHFLLTHLLLERLKLSAPSRVVIVASSAHQSGKIDFENLHKPVEGVLQNFQAYCNSKLANILYARELANKLEGTDVTCYAVHPGIVNTELFRYIPIWLWPFFVPISWLFFRDPTDGAQTSIYCATQEGIEMFSGRYFVDCRVQDPRPPARDDAVAKKLWEVSERMVGLAA
- the DHRS13 gene encoding dehydrogenase/reductase SDR family member 13 isoform X2, which gives rise to MTQAIKGFPYSQEREQHGRALLLPSEESGNNEVLFMSLDLASLDSVRAFAETFLRSEPRLDILINNAGVGAGGRKKDGFNLVFQVNHLGHFLLTHLLLERLKLSAPSRVVIVASSAHQSGKIDFENLHKPVEGVLQNFQAYCNSKLANILYARELANKLEGTDVTCYAVHPGIVNTELFRYIPIWLWPFFVPISWLFFRDPTDGAQTSIYCATQEGIEMFSGRYFVDCRVQDPRPPARDDAVAKKLWEVSERMVGLAA